A genomic region of Notamacropus eugenii isolate mMacEug1 chromosome 3, mMacEug1.pri_v2, whole genome shotgun sequence contains the following coding sequences:
- the LOC140531397 gene encoding olfactory receptor 6C3 produces MKNHTVITEFILLGLSDDPKLQTVIFLFLFIAYILSITGNVTIITLTLVHPHLQTPMYFFLRNFAFLEVSFTTVCIPRFLATIITGNKTISFNNCAAQLFFFIFMGVTEFYLLTAMSYDRYVAICKPLHYTTIMNSKVCTLLVFCAWLGGFIIIFPPLMLIVQLDYCGSNVIDHFSCDYFPLLQLSCSDTHILEVIGFYCALVTLLFTLALVILSYMYIIRTILRIPSASQRKKAFSTCSSHMIVISISYGSCIFMYVNPSAKERASLTKGVAILNTSVAPMLNPFIYTLRNQQVKQAFKDVVQKVVLFSRR; encoded by the coding sequence atgaaaaatcatactGTGATAACAGAGTTCATACTTCTGGGACTTTCGGATGATCCAAAACTTCAgactgtgatttttctttttctgtttattgcTTATATCTTGAGTATTACTGGGAATGTGACCATCATCACCCTTACTCTGGTGCATCCCCACCTACAGACACCCATGTATTTTTTCCTCCGGAATTTTGCTTTCCTAGAAGTCTCTTTCACTACTGTTTGCATTCCTCGATTTCTGGCTACCATTATTACTGGAAACAAAACCATTTCCTTTAACAACTGTGCAGCTcagttattctttttcatttttatggggGTAACTGAATTTTACCTACTTACAGCCATGTCCTACGATCGTTATGTTGCTATCTGCAAGCCCCTTCATTATACAACCATCATGAACAGTAAAGTCTGCACTTTGCTTGTCTTCTGTGCTTGGCTGGGAGGATTCATTATCATTTTTCCACCACTCATGCTTATTGTACAGCTTGATTACTGTGGATCCAATGTCATTGATCATTTTTCCTGTGACTATTTTCCCCTTTTACAGCTCTCTTGCTCAGACACACATATCTTAGAGGTGATTGGTTTTTATTGTGCTTTGGTGACTCTGCTATTTACTTTGGCATTAGTGATTCTGTCCTATATGTATATCATTCGGACAATTCTGAGAATCCCTTCTGCTAGCCAGAGAAAAAAAGCCTTTTCCACATGCTCCTCTCACATgattgtcatttctatctcctaTGGCAGCTGCATCTTTATGTATGTGAACCCCTCAGCAAAAGAAAGAGCATCATTGACCAAAGGAGTAGCTATTCTTAATACTTCAGTTGCTCCCATGTTGAACCCTTTCATTTACACCCTAAGGAACCAGCAAGTAAAACAAGCCTTCAAGGATGTTGTTCAAAAGGTAGTGCTATTCTCAAGAAGGTAA